A region of the Pseudomonas sp. A34-9 genome:
GGGCTACTACGAAATAGAGCTTGGAAAACGACTCTACCTGTTCAACACCCCAGCCCTGGAAGAGGCCGCCATGGGCTTTGGTAGAAATCGTATTGTTCGTGCGCTCCAAGGGGTTGAAGCGCTGGCCAAGGTGGACGTGGAGGCCAATCAGAAGCGGACGATGAAACGCTACAACACGCCAGGCGGTGGCGATGCTCGTTTCTACGTGATTGACCCTAAGAAACTGGAACAGGACGGAGCCAGCCAGTGAGCACCCGTCGCTTCTCAGGCTGCATGCCATGGTCAGACATTCCCTAATGCTCGCTCCTTGGTTTCGGCCATCGCTAACCGCCAAGTTCGCCTCAGCCTGCACCCTTTAACCTCAAACGGTGAGTTCAAATGCGCAGACGGTCGTCAAGCGGCACGTACTTATACTGTCCTGCAAAGTGTCGTTATCTAAAGGGATCAAGGGAATAAGGGAACAGCCCAGAAACTACGTGGCTTTCATCAATCCCTTAATAGATACGAGAGTAGGGATAAGGGAATACAACTCTGTTCAATAAGGGCTCCCGTCACCGCACCATTCCCTGAAAAAAAAGACAGGGATTGTCACAAGGCTCTGAAAGGCCCGGTTTATAAGGGTTAGCCCTTGATTCCTGAGATCCCTCGGGTTTTCGAAATCAGACGTTCAATAAGGGGGATGGTGTATTTTTTTGTTGACAGATCGCCAAACAGAATTAATAAAAAACTCAGCCTCAGCCAAATACTACCCAGATACACCTGGCGTCCGAAGTCCCCTACCTCTTGGCGAGCAGCTTTAAGCCCTTCAACACGACTGACTGAAAACTGAATGAAAAAGCCCCGCTCGGTCTCCCGGCGGGGCTTTGTTTTTTAGCGCTACCAGAGCTTGGTCACGCTGACGAAATACCTAACTGCTCAAACATTTCACGCTGCTGCTTACGTGGGAGCGCGTGCAGCCGGTCGAACAGCATCCGATCTATCGGCTCTGCTGCCGGAACCAGTGCATGAGAGAACGCCAGGGTCATTACAAAGCGGTGACCACAGCCCTTGGCGTTCAAACACTGGCAGTAGAGCCGAGCGAATGATGGGGAAACGTCATCACGCGATGAAATCCGCGCTTTCTCTCCACACTCTTTGCAATAAACCCGCACCTACCACCCCGTAAAGACATCGCTAAAAACACAACATATTGTGTCATGATGAAATTTATAACACCATATGTTGTGTTTTTCGTTTCTGTTCCTGGCCAGATAGGAATTCCGCTCAACCAATAGGCCAACTCTCTCTTGATAAAAAAAGGAAACATTTGTGAGCCGCAGCCTCAGTTCTAGCGCCAGTTCAAAGTACCTGCACCTGCAAGAAGCTATCGCCGAAACCTACAAAACTGACAGTGTCACCCGTACCTTTGCGGTCGAGCCCTCAGTCGCCCAGGAACTCAATGATAAAATCGCTGCAAAGGCCGATTTTCTGGAGCGTATCAACGTGGTGCCGGTCAGTGAAATTAAAGGCGACAAGGTCTTCCTCGGTGTCTCCAGCCCAGTCACAAGCCGCACCAACACCAAAACCACAGAGCGCGAAGCCAAGGACTTTTCCAGCCTGGAAAACAACTCCTACGAACTGGCGTCAACAGAGTCAGACGTAGCCTTGCCATTCGCCAAGATCGACGCTTGGGCCAAGTTCCCGGACTTCCAGGACCGCTATACAGGGTCGGTGCAAAAACAAATTGCCCTTGATCGCATGCTGGTCGGATTCCATGGCACGCACGCAGCCCCGCAAACCGATATCAGTGCCTATCCAATGCTCCAGGACGTGAACAAGGGATGGCTCCAGCAGGCCCGCGAGCAAATCCCTGCCCAGGTACTCAGCGAGGGCACCACTGCAGGCAAGATCAGGCTCGGCACAGGTGGCGACTATGCCAACCTCGATGCCCTGGTTCATGACGTTAAACAGATGGTTGACCTGGTGTTTCGTGACGCGGGCGACCTGATTGCAATCATCGGCGGCGACCTGCTGGCCGCTGACAAGGCGAAGCTGTACGCCAAGCAAGGCGATACCCCGAGCGAGAAAGAACGGATCGAGGGCGCCCAGGTCATCGCCACCTATGGCGGGTTGCCCGCCTTTAGCGTGCCGTTCTTCCCTGACAACGCCGTACTGGTCACCAGTTGGGAAAACCTGTCGATTTACTACCAGGCTTCCAGTTGGCGGCGTCACATGATCGAGAACCCGAAACGCTCACGGGTCGAGGATTACAACAGTCGCAATGAAGGCTATGTGATTGAACAACTTGAGAAACTTGCCATGGC
Encoded here:
- a CDS encoding ogr/Delta-like zinc finger family protein, giving the protein MRVYCKECGEKARISSRDDVSPSFARLYCQCLNAKGCGHRFVMTLAFSHALVPAAEPIDRMLFDRLHALPRKQQREMFEQLGISSA
- a CDS encoding phage major capsid protein, P2 family, with product MSRSLSSSASSKYLHLQEAIAETYKTDSVTRTFAVEPSVAQELNDKIAAKADFLERINVVPVSEIKGDKVFLGVSSPVTSRTNTKTTEREAKDFSSLENNSYELASTESDVALPFAKIDAWAKFPDFQDRYTGSVQKQIALDRMLVGFHGTHAAPQTDISAYPMLQDVNKGWLQQAREQIPAQVLSEGTTAGKIRLGTGGDYANLDALVHDVKQMVDLVFRDAGDLIAIIGGDLLAADKAKLYAKQGDTPSEKERIEGAQVIATYGGLPAFSVPFFPDNAVLVTSWENLSIYYQASSWRRHMIENPKRSRVEDYNSRNEGYVIEQLEKLAMAENIELEG